From Coturnix japonica isolate 7356 chromosome 3, Coturnix japonica 2.1, whole genome shotgun sequence, the proteins below share one genomic window:
- the ATF3 gene encoding cyclic AMP-dependent transcription factor ATF-3 encodes MMVQHTGQVSALEVSASAIVPTLSPAGSLGFDDFTNLTPLVKEELRFAIQNKRQSHRMSSTLDTVTVSERPMETSIMKTEFSPEEDERKKRRRERNKIAAAKCRNKKKEKTECLQKESEKLETINAELKAQIEELKNEKQHLIYMLNLHRPTCIVRAQNGRTPEDERNLFIQQIKEGTLQG; translated from the exons ATGATGGTCCAACACACCGGCCAGGTGTCTGCATTAGAAGTCAGCGCCTCCGCAATTGTTCCCACTTTGTCCCCCGCAGGGTCACTGGGGTTTGATGATTTCACAAATTTAACCCCACTGGTGAAAGAGGAACTTAGATTCGCCATCCAAAACAAACGTCAGTCCCACAGGATGTCTTCTACTTTGGATACAGTGACAGTGTCCGAAAGGCCGATGGAAACATCGATCATGAAAACAGAG TTTTCTCCTGAagaggatgaaagaaaaaagcgaagaagggaaaggaacaaAATTGCTGCTGCAAAGTGCcgaaacaaaaagaaggaaaaaacagaatgtttGCAGAAA GAATCAGAAAAGCTGGAAACTATCAATGCGGAATTAAAAGCCCAGATTGAAGAGCTAAAGAATGAGAAGCAGCATTTGATATACATGCTAAATCTTCACAGGCCCACCTGTATAGTTCGGGCACAAAATGGAAGGACACCTGAAGATGAAAGGAATCTTTTTATTCAACAGATCAAAGAAGGAACATTACAAGGTTAA